A single region of the Populus nigra chromosome 2, ddPopNigr1.1, whole genome shotgun sequence genome encodes:
- the LOC133681760 gene encoding uncharacterized protein LOC133681760 isoform X1 has protein sequence MATDVESPSPQEKPSTQRPPPPPPPAETYLTSIIKSKPVEETAPWIDNAMQQALIYHKNIQDSLDTAIEASKSRFSEITSTSQAHFSQTISEIGVYEGKLFGKVKEEINVAASHPLITSAVAVGLGLVALKRPRQILYYKTLRLFTSEEALLSQADAKVKELQQSISLLKAESENLKRRASLAEEELIRGRTKLRHAGKQIQGVICSAYKIERQATGLRDILGELPRADASRFQSQIFLTYRSIAVPLKGKILEFQVSSLASEAKQERNALSKMITKISNYRISV, from the exons ATGGCGACAGACGTCGAATCACCATCACCGCAGGAGAAGCCTAGCACCCAGCGgccaccacctccaccaccaccagcagAAACTTATTTGACTTCGATAATAAAATCGAAGCCAGTAGAAGAAACAGCGCCATGGATCGATAACGCAATGCAACAAGCTCTTATTTACCATAAAAACATCCAAGACTCCCTTGACACTGCCATAGAAGCTTCAAAATCTCGCTTTTCTGAAATCACCTCGACTTCTCAAGCTCATTTCAGCCAAACGATT TCAGAGATTGGTGTTTATGAGGGTAAATTATTTGGCAAGGTTAAAG aggAGATTAATGTTGCAGCTTCGCATCCGTTGATTACGAGCGCTGTTGCTGTTGGATTGGGACTTGTGGCTCTTAAAA GACCAAGACAAATTTTGTATTACAAGACCTTGCGTCTTTTTACGAGTGAAGAG GCCTTGCTTTCCCAAGCTGATGCTAAAGTAAAGGAATTGCAACAGTCGATTAGCCTCCTGAAGGCTGAAAGTGAGAATTTGAAG AGGAGGGCATCGTTAGCTGAAGAAGAATTGATTAGGGGAAGGACGAAGCTCAG GCATGCAGGGAAGCAGATCCAAGGTGTAATTTGCTCAGCTTACAAGATTGAAAGACAAGCTACCG GTTTGAGGGATATTCTTGGGGAGTTGCCTAGAGCAGATGCATCTAGATTTCAGTCACAA ATTTTTCTTACATATCGCTCCATTGCAGTACCGCTAAAAGGCAAGATTTTAGAATTCCAG GTTTCCAGCTTAGCTTCCGAGGCAAAGCAAGAAAGGAATGCTTTGTCCAAGATGATCACAAAAATCAGTAACTATAGAATCTCAGTTTGA
- the LOC133681760 gene encoding uncharacterized protein LOC133681760 isoform X2, with translation MATDVESPSPQEKPSTQRPPPPPPPAETYLTSIIKSKPVEETAPWIDNAMQQALIYHKNIQDSLDTAIEASKSRFSEITSTSQAHFSQTISEIGVYEGKLFGKVKEEINVAASHPLITSAVAVGLGLVALKRPRQILYYKTLRLFTSEEALLSQADAKVKELQQSISLLKAESENLKRRASLAEEELIRGRTKLRHAGKQIQGVICSAYKIERQATGLRDILGELPRADASRFQSQVSSLASEAKQERNALSKMITKISNYRISV, from the exons ATGGCGACAGACGTCGAATCACCATCACCGCAGGAGAAGCCTAGCACCCAGCGgccaccacctccaccaccaccagcagAAACTTATTTGACTTCGATAATAAAATCGAAGCCAGTAGAAGAAACAGCGCCATGGATCGATAACGCAATGCAACAAGCTCTTATTTACCATAAAAACATCCAAGACTCCCTTGACACTGCCATAGAAGCTTCAAAATCTCGCTTTTCTGAAATCACCTCGACTTCTCAAGCTCATTTCAGCCAAACGATT TCAGAGATTGGTGTTTATGAGGGTAAATTATTTGGCAAGGTTAAAG aggAGATTAATGTTGCAGCTTCGCATCCGTTGATTACGAGCGCTGTTGCTGTTGGATTGGGACTTGTGGCTCTTAAAA GACCAAGACAAATTTTGTATTACAAGACCTTGCGTCTTTTTACGAGTGAAGAG GCCTTGCTTTCCCAAGCTGATGCTAAAGTAAAGGAATTGCAACAGTCGATTAGCCTCCTGAAGGCTGAAAGTGAGAATTTGAAG AGGAGGGCATCGTTAGCTGAAGAAGAATTGATTAGGGGAAGGACGAAGCTCAG GCATGCAGGGAAGCAGATCCAAGGTGTAATTTGCTCAGCTTACAAGATTGAAAGACAAGCTACCG GTTTGAGGGATATTCTTGGGGAGTTGCCTAGAGCAGATGCATCTAGATTTCAGTCACAA GTTTCCAGCTTAGCTTCCGAGGCAAAGCAAGAAAGGAATGCTTTGTCCAAGATGATCACAAAAATCAGTAACTATAGAATCTCAGTTTGA
- the LOC133681760 gene encoding uncharacterized protein LOC133681760 isoform X3: MATDVESPSPQEKPSTQRPPPPPPPAETYLTSIIKSKPVEETAPWIDNAMQQALIYHKNIQDSLDTAIEASKSRFSEITSTSQAHFSQTISEIGVYEGKLFGKVKEEINVAASHPLITSAVAVGLGLVALKRPRQILYYKTLRLFTSEEALLSQADAKVKELQQSISLLKAESENLKRRASLAEEELIRGRTKLRHAGKQIQGVICSAYKIERQATGLRDILGELPRADASRFQSQ, from the exons ATGGCGACAGACGTCGAATCACCATCACCGCAGGAGAAGCCTAGCACCCAGCGgccaccacctccaccaccaccagcagAAACTTATTTGACTTCGATAATAAAATCGAAGCCAGTAGAAGAAACAGCGCCATGGATCGATAACGCAATGCAACAAGCTCTTATTTACCATAAAAACATCCAAGACTCCCTTGACACTGCCATAGAAGCTTCAAAATCTCGCTTTTCTGAAATCACCTCGACTTCTCAAGCTCATTTCAGCCAAACGATT TCAGAGATTGGTGTTTATGAGGGTAAATTATTTGGCAAGGTTAAAG aggAGATTAATGTTGCAGCTTCGCATCCGTTGATTACGAGCGCTGTTGCTGTTGGATTGGGACTTGTGGCTCTTAAAA GACCAAGACAAATTTTGTATTACAAGACCTTGCGTCTTTTTACGAGTGAAGAG GCCTTGCTTTCCCAAGCTGATGCTAAAGTAAAGGAATTGCAACAGTCGATTAGCCTCCTGAAGGCTGAAAGTGAGAATTTGAAG AGGAGGGCATCGTTAGCTGAAGAAGAATTGATTAGGGGAAGGACGAAGCTCAG GCATGCAGGGAAGCAGATCCAAGGTGTAATTTGCTCAGCTTACAAGATTGAAAGACAAGCTACCG GTTTGAGGGATATTCTTGGGGAGTTGCCTAGAGCAGATGCATCTAGATTTCAGTCACAA TGA